The following proteins are co-located in the Chloroflexia bacterium SDU3-3 genome:
- a CDS encoding NAD-dependent epimerase/dehydratase family protein: MKYSPEELLGLSPKEKRAILARMLKERSSAKNLMALANADSFAVTTDQLEQYAVLDPAIQAAGKPHAPAGPPHSIFLTGSTGFLGAFLLDELLARTQATIYCLVRADSEQAGLRRVIDNLVGHGLSDHAHEQSRIVPVLGDLAKPKLGMAPQQYAALAEQVQIVYHNGAYVNWIFPYERLADTNVQGAQEVLRFACERVVKPVHHISTLSIFPILDDTATSITESHSLDHGGQLYGGYTQTKWVSEKLMAMARERGLPVCVYRPGMITGHSASGVGNVDDFMSKWLKSWVELGYGPELDMTVDMTPADYVCQGMVHLSLLPERTSDVFHLVNRQPLTARELIDWMIGAGYLVGSMPYEAWRTKLLAGSGQSLESASYALLPLFMLKRAESSFGIAAFDDTQAVNHLAGSDIRCAPLDAELLDTYFAYFVRQGFMPRPREQAMSRGV; this comes from the coding sequence ATGAAATACTCACCGGAAGAACTGCTCGGTCTCTCGCCAAAAGAGAAACGCGCCATCCTAGCGCGGATGCTCAAAGAGCGAAGCAGCGCAAAGAACCTGATGGCCCTGGCCAACGCCGATAGCTTTGCGGTGACAACCGACCAGCTTGAACAATATGCGGTGCTCGACCCGGCCATCCAGGCGGCGGGCAAGCCCCACGCCCCGGCGGGGCCGCCGCACAGCATCTTCCTGACAGGCTCCACCGGATTTCTCGGCGCATTCCTGCTGGATGAGCTGCTGGCGCGCACCCAGGCCACCATCTACTGCCTGGTGCGGGCCGACAGCGAGCAGGCCGGGCTGCGGCGGGTGATCGACAACCTGGTGGGCCACGGCCTGAGCGACCACGCCCACGAGCAGTCCCGGATCGTACCCGTGCTGGGCGACCTGGCCAAGCCCAAGCTGGGCATGGCCCCGCAGCAGTACGCGGCCCTGGCCGAGCAGGTGCAGATCGTCTACCACAACGGGGCCTACGTCAACTGGATCTTCCCCTACGAGCGGCTGGCCGACACCAACGTGCAGGGCGCGCAAGAGGTGCTGCGCTTCGCCTGCGAGCGCGTGGTGAAGCCGGTGCACCACATCTCGACCCTGTCGATCTTCCCGATCTTGGATGACACCGCCACCTCGATCACCGAGTCGCACAGCCTCGACCACGGCGGCCAGCTCTACGGCGGCTACACCCAGACCAAGTGGGTGAGCGAGAAGCTGATGGCCATGGCCCGCGAGCGTGGCCTGCCGGTGTGCGTCTACCGCCCCGGCATGATCACCGGCCACAGCGCCAGCGGCGTCGGCAATGTCGATGACTTCATGTCGAAGTGGCTGAAGAGCTGGGTGGAGCTGGGCTACGGCCCCGAGCTAGATATGACCGTGGACATGACCCCGGCGGACTACGTGTGCCAGGGCATGGTGCACCTCTCGCTGCTGCCCGAGCGCACCAGCGATGTGTTCCACCTGGTGAATCGCCAGCCGCTGACGGCCCGCGAGCTGATCGACTGGATGATCGGGGCGGGCTACCTGGTCGGCTCAATGCCCTACGAGGCCTGGCGCACCAAGCTACTGGCCGGATCGGGGCAGTCGCTGGAGAGCGCGAGCTACGCGCTGCTGCCGCTGTTCATGCTCAAGCGCGCCGAGAGCAGCTTTGGCATCGCCGCCTTCGACGACACGCAGGCCGTCAACCACCTGGCGGGCAGCGACATCCGCTGCGCCCCGCTGGATGCCGAGCTGCTGGATACCTACTTCGCCTACTTTGTGCGCCAGGGCTTTATGCCCCGCCCGCGCGAGCAGGCCATGAGCCGAGGGGTCTAA
- a CDS encoding glycosyltransferase: MALELLHRALLGMAALSALWLILCHALTWLYFARYRRAFPPNDYAPPVSLIKPTKGVDQDALANFRSFCEQDYPSEYEVLFCVEDPADPVVPIIQQVIAAYPQRSVRLVFSDRLDTRSVGKLKNMIAGLQHSRHQIVAFSDSDAHVPPHYLRSAVAALKDERVGLAFSGQSVSGARDWPAALEAVAVNELVLRIAPVCMLGMFDGAVATSMVLRKQAIVDGGGLEQLGRNISDEIPLSRVIQASGYRVHLLGEPVQITHAHDTFGGWWEHMHRWKVIIRHYWPLKSAIRDLLDMLLWWALAALALALVRGKHIPPALFLSGLALTLSCVSAVLVAALRTEGGLALRYLWAAPLYELCRLPLFIHSWATSEIMWRGRRFRINADCTTTIVERGEPLADLGGLPPR, translated from the coding sequence ATGGCCCTTGAGCTGCTGCACCGCGCCCTGCTGGGGATGGCCGCGCTCTCCGCGCTCTGGCTCATCCTCTGCCACGCGCTCACCTGGCTGTACTTCGCGCGCTACCGCCGGGCCTTCCCGCCGAACGACTACGCGCCGCCGGTCTCGCTGATCAAGCCGACCAAGGGCGTGGACCAGGATGCGCTGGCCAACTTCCGCAGCTTCTGCGAGCAGGACTACCCCAGCGAGTACGAGGTGCTGTTCTGTGTGGAAGACCCCGCCGACCCGGTGGTGCCGATCATCCAGCAGGTGATCGCGGCCTACCCGCAGCGCAGCGTGCGCCTGGTGTTCAGCGATCGGCTCGACACGCGCTCGGTAGGCAAGCTCAAGAACATGATCGCGGGCCTGCAGCATAGCCGCCACCAGATCGTAGCCTTCAGCGACTCGGACGCCCATGTGCCGCCGCACTACCTGCGCAGCGCGGTGGCCGCGCTGAAGGATGAGCGGGTCGGCCTGGCCTTTAGCGGCCAGTCGGTCTCGGGGGCGCGCGACTGGCCTGCGGCGCTGGAGGCGGTGGCCGTGAACGAGCTGGTGCTGCGGATCGCGCCGGTGTGCATGCTGGGCATGTTCGATGGCGCGGTGGCCACCAGCATGGTGCTGCGCAAGCAGGCGATCGTGGATGGCGGCGGGCTAGAGCAGCTCGGGCGCAATATCAGCGACGAGATCCCGCTCTCGCGGGTCATCCAGGCCAGCGGCTACCGCGTGCACCTGCTGGGCGAGCCAGTGCAGATCACGCACGCCCACGACACCTTCGGCGGCTGGTGGGAGCATATGCATCGCTGGAAGGTGATCATCCGGCACTATTGGCCGCTCAAGTCGGCCATCCGCGACCTGCTGGACATGCTGCTGTGGTGGGCCTTGGCGGCGCTGGCGCTCGCGCTGGTGCGGGGCAAGCACATCCCGCCCGCGCTGTTTCTCAGCGGGCTGGCGCTCACGCTCTCGTGCGTGTCGGCGGTGCTGGTGGCCGCGCTGCGCACCGAGGGTGGGCTGGCGCTGCGCTACCTGTGGGCCGCGCCGCTCTACGAGCTGTGCCGCCTGCCGCTGTTCATCCACAGCTGGGCCACGAGCGAGATCATGTGGCGCGGGCGGCGCTTTCGGATCAACGCCGACTGCACGACGACGATTGTGGAGCGGGGCGAGCCGCTGGCCGACCTGGGCGGCCTGCCGCCGCGCTAG
- a CDS encoding sulfotransferase, whose protein sequence is MKSSQASLPKKGREYLMNNVVTQLCGLTMGEWLTMLGKHHFSVDAPYIPRAALITGFSLFNSAIGTYEDWAYKNRIANAKIERPVFILGHMRSGTTFLYNLMAIDKRFAFPTLWQAFNPHTFLSTEFMNALVKRALPETRKMDNVRLNVNNPIEDRIAVVGSMSSPALRLVFPRSGDYYEQYLTFRDSPQEDVERWKHSLKRFYQKLMVRNRGKTLLIKSPQHMGRIKLLLEMFPDARFVHIYRNPYSVFKSSRKLVAAAAPTMRLQRPEPWDVDSIIIKRYQDLFGSYFEQRSLIPPGNLYEMAFEDLEQDPLAQVKGIYQALDLPDFEVARPALEQYVATLKGYRKNSYSELPLELRQRLSNAWRNTFEEWGYPCEQEQEYAVATA, encoded by the coding sequence ATGAAGTCATCGCAAGCGTCCCTGCCTAAGAAAGGCCGCGAGTACCTGATGAACAACGTCGTCACCCAGCTCTGCGGGCTGACCATGGGCGAGTGGCTTACCATGCTCGGCAAGCACCATTTCTCGGTGGATGCCCCCTACATCCCGCGCGCCGCGCTGATCACCGGCTTCAGCCTGTTCAATAGCGCCATCGGCACCTACGAGGACTGGGCCTACAAGAACCGGATCGCCAACGCCAAAATCGAGCGCCCGGTGTTCATCCTGGGCCACATGCGCAGCGGCACCACGTTCCTGTACAACCTGATGGCGATCGACAAGCGCTTCGCCTTCCCCACGCTGTGGCAGGCCTTTAACCCGCACACCTTCCTCAGCACCGAGTTCATGAACGCCCTGGTGAAGCGCGCCCTGCCCGAGACTCGCAAGATGGACAATGTGCGGCTGAATGTGAACAACCCGATCGAGGACCGCATCGCTGTGGTGGGCAGCATGAGCTCGCCCGCGCTGCGGCTGGTGTTCCCGCGCAGCGGCGACTACTACGAGCAGTACCTGACCTTCCGTGATTCGCCGCAGGAGGACGTGGAGCGCTGGAAGCACTCGCTCAAGCGCTTCTACCAGAAGCTGATGGTGCGCAATCGGGGCAAGACGCTGCTGATCAAGTCGCCCCAGCACATGGGCCGGATCAAGCTGCTGCTTGAGATGTTCCCCGACGCGCGCTTTGTGCACATCTACCGCAACCCCTACAGCGTGTTCAAGTCCTCGCGCAAGCTGGTGGCCGCCGCCGCGCCCACCATGCGCCTCCAGCGGCCCGAGCCGTGGGATGTGGACTCGATCATCATCAAGCGCTACCAGGATCTGTTTGGCTCCTACTTCGAGCAGCGCTCGCTCATCCCGCCCGGCAATCTCTACGAGATGGCCTTTGAGGATCTGGAGCAGGATCCGCTGGCCCAGGTGAAGGGCATCTACCAGGCGCTCGACCTGCCCGACTTTGAGGTGGCGCGGCCCGCGCTGGAGCAGTACGTGGCCACGCTGAAGGGCTACCGCAAGAACAGCTACAGCGAGCTGCCACTGGAGCTGCGCCAGCGGCTTTCGAACGCCTGGCGCAACACCTTCGAGGAGTGGGGCTACCCGTGTGAACAGGAGCAGGAGTATGCGGTTGCAACTGCCTGA
- a CDS encoding sulfotransferase produces the protein MMKVARADKLRIFLFHWFFTTLCGLTLREWAGLLAKHRFAVDLAFWPRAALITVISLLNTLVGTYERLRYGASYRKTVVRAPIFVLGHYRSGTTMLHRILVNDRRLAYPTTWQALNPHTFLTTESFARRCLQVFFPRTRLVDNVRPGVDAPFEDEAVTVNSLHSYLLRYTFPREASVYDPYLTFRGVRPAAVAAWKRSLVVFYKKLTWRYQQRQLILKSPMHTGRIKLLLEMFPDARFIHIYRNPYSVFKSTQSYWAFGAPGRRLQHEPKQDIDRQILDNYKSMFDAYFEEKSLIPEGHLYELRYEDLERDPMAVVRDIYQSLGLPDFAEAEGALQQYFDAQRGYRKNKHAEIDPAVREVVVSEWRRNFETWGYDTEEERRYAHA, from the coding sequence ATGATGAAGGTAGCCCGAGCTGACAAGCTGCGAATCTTCTTGTTCCACTGGTTCTTCACTACGCTGTGCGGGCTGACGCTGCGCGAGTGGGCGGGGCTGCTGGCCAAACACCGCTTCGCCGTCGATCTGGCGTTCTGGCCACGGGCCGCGCTGATCACCGTGATCAGCTTGCTGAACACCCTGGTGGGCACCTACGAGCGCCTGCGCTACGGGGCCAGCTATCGCAAGACGGTGGTGCGCGCGCCGATCTTTGTGCTGGGGCACTACCGCAGCGGCACCACCATGCTGCACCGCATCTTGGTGAACGACCGCCGCCTGGCCTACCCCACCACCTGGCAGGCGCTGAACCCGCACACCTTCCTCACCACCGAGTCGTTCGCGCGGCGCTGCCTGCAGGTGTTCTTCCCACGCACGCGCCTGGTGGACAACGTGCGCCCCGGCGTGGACGCACCCTTCGAGGATGAGGCGGTGACGGTGAACAGCCTGCACTCGTACTTGCTGCGCTACACCTTCCCGCGCGAGGCCAGCGTGTATGACCCTTACCTGACCTTCCGGGGCGTGCGGCCCGCCGCCGTGGCCGCCTGGAAGCGCTCGCTGGTGGTGTTTTACAAGAAGCTGACGTGGCGCTACCAGCAGCGCCAGCTTATCCTCAAATCGCCCATGCACACGGGCCGGATCAAGCTGCTGCTTGAGATGTTCCCGGATGCGCGCTTCATCCACATCTACCGCAACCCCTACAGCGTGTTCAAGTCGACCCAGAGCTACTGGGCTTTCGGGGCACCGGGGCGCAGGCTCCAGCACGAGCCGAAGCAGGACATCGACCGCCAGATCTTGGACAACTACAAGAGCATGTTCGACGCCTACTTCGAGGAGAAATCGCTCATCCCCGAGGGCCACCTCTACGAGCTGCGCTACGAAGACCTGGAGCGTGATCCCATGGCCGTGGTGCGCGACATCTACCAGTCGCTGGGCCTGCCCGACTTTGCCGAGGCCGAGGGCGCGCTGCAGCAGTACTTCGACGCCCAGCGCGGCTACCGCAAGAACAAGCATGCCGAGATCGACCCCGCCGTGCGCGAGGTGGTGGTGAGCGAGTGGCGGCGCAACTTCGAGACCTGGGGCTACGACACCGAGGAGGAGCGACGCTATGCGCATGCGTAA
- a CDS encoding sulfotransferase, with translation MRMRKKIRAFLSERVVTRLGGLTASEWLRLLVRHRFAVDAAYWPRAALISILSVANSIIGAAERAIYGARYAKAPVRQPIFILGHWRSGTTMLYRMLVIDERFCYPTIWQSFNPHTFLLTEGLARLGRRKQPKTRRSDGVQFGSTTPAESESATMGTLCSPALRGAFPRQGAQYDQYLTFRGVAPAELARWKHALLRFYQKLSWKNSGRPILIKLPSHTGRIKLLLEMFPDARFIHICRNPYSVFQSTKRKLSKVEPSTRLQDAAEQDLDGWIIQRYQALFQAYFEEKSLIPEGQLYELRYEDLEQDPLGEMRRIYQALSLPDFAQVEPQLRAYVASLADYQKNTHEDLPEALRARIAQAWHTNFERWGYPQEEEQPYEVIASVPA, from the coding sequence ATGCGCATGCGTAAGAAGATCCGCGCCTTCCTAAGCGAGCGCGTGGTGACGCGGCTGGGGGGCCTGACGGCGAGCGAGTGGCTGCGGCTGCTGGTGCGGCACCGCTTTGCGGTGGATGCGGCCTACTGGCCACGGGCCGCGCTGATCTCCATCCTGAGCGTGGCCAACTCGATCATCGGCGCAGCCGAGCGGGCGATCTACGGCGCGCGCTACGCCAAGGCCCCCGTGCGCCAGCCGATCTTCATCCTGGGCCACTGGCGCAGCGGCACCACCATGCTCTACCGCATGCTGGTGATCGACGAGCGGTTCTGCTACCCGACAATCTGGCAGTCGTTCAACCCGCACACCTTCCTGCTCACCGAGGGCCTAGCGCGGCTGGGACGCCGCAAGCAGCCCAAGACGCGGCGCTCGGATGGTGTGCAGTTTGGCAGCACCACCCCCGCCGAGAGCGAGAGCGCCACCATGGGCACGCTGTGCTCGCCCGCGCTGCGCGGCGCGTTCCCCCGCCAGGGCGCGCAGTACGACCAGTACCTCACCTTTCGCGGCGTGGCCCCCGCCGAGCTGGCGCGCTGGAAGCACGCGCTGCTGCGTTTCTACCAGAAGCTCTCGTGGAAGAACAGCGGGCGGCCCATTCTGATCAAGCTGCCCAGCCACACCGGGCGGATCAAGCTGCTGCTTGAGATGTTCCCCGACGCACGCTTCATCCACATCTGCCGCAACCCCTACAGTGTGTTCCAGTCGACCAAGCGCAAGCTGTCGAAGGTCGAGCCGAGCACGCGGCTTCAGGATGCGGCGGAGCAAGACCTGGATGGCTGGATCATCCAGCGCTACCAGGCGCTGTTCCAGGCCTACTTCGAGGAAAAATCGCTCATCCCCGAGGGCCAGCTCTACGAGCTGCGCTACGAAGACCTAGAGCAGGATCCGCTAGGCGAGATGCGCCGCATCTACCAAGCGCTGAGCCTGCCCGACTTCGCCCAGGTCGAGCCACAGCTGCGGGCCTACGTGGCCTCGCTGGCCGACTATCAGAAGAACACCCACGAGGACCTACCCGAAGCGCTGCGCGCCCGGATCGCGCAGGCCTGGCACACCAACTTTGAACGCTGGGGATACCCGCAGGAAGAGGAGCAACCCTATGAAGTCATCGCAAGCGTCCCTGCCTAA
- a CDS encoding sulfotransferase, with translation MRLQLPEKARLFLIRWLFTPIYGMRFGEWARLLRNERMAVDLPYIPRALMVTGLSLVTSAIAAAERRGYDAKLAGVKVQPPVFILGHWRSGTTYLHNMMALDEQFAYASLWQALNPHIFLTTERYAALAQGLLPKTRITDNVGYSASSPLEDQFATTGSLCSQFLRWAFPRSAAHYDRYMTFRQASREDTRRWQAALLRFYQKLTWKYNRPLLLKSPPHTCRIKLLLELFPDARFIHIARDPYAVYQSSRREAQVIAQVTQLQRPEPFDMENWLIERYAEMYEAYFEERDLIPPGRLCEVRFEDVRQDPVGQIGQIYQSLGLGGFDKLLPKLQQAVEASRDYQNNSYAALPVALRTRLGRAWRRSFEAWGYPYEGMPEPMTMAIAHGAHPSAPTR, from the coding sequence ATGCGGTTGCAACTGCCTGAGAAAGCGCGGCTGTTCCTCATCCGCTGGCTGTTCACGCCGATCTACGGCATGCGGTTTGGCGAGTGGGCGCGGCTGCTGCGCAACGAGCGCATGGCGGTCGACCTGCCCTATATCCCGCGCGCCCTGATGGTCACAGGCCTGAGCCTTGTCACCTCGGCTATCGCGGCGGCGGAGCGGCGCGGCTACGACGCCAAGCTGGCCGGGGTGAAGGTGCAGCCGCCAGTGTTCATCCTGGGCCACTGGCGCAGCGGCACCACCTACCTGCACAACATGATGGCGCTGGATGAGCAGTTTGCCTACGCCAGCCTGTGGCAGGCGCTCAACCCGCACATCTTCCTGACCACCGAGCGCTACGCCGCGCTGGCCCAGGGGCTGCTGCCCAAGACGCGGATCACCGACAACGTGGGCTACAGCGCCAGCTCGCCGCTGGAAGATCAGTTCGCCACCACCGGCAGCCTGTGCTCGCAGTTTTTGCGCTGGGCCTTCCCGCGCAGCGCGGCCCACTACGACCGCTACATGACCTTCCGCCAGGCCAGCCGCGAGGACACGCGGCGCTGGCAGGCCGCGCTGCTGCGGTTCTACCAGAAGCTGACCTGGAAGTACAACCGCCCGCTGCTGCTCAAATCGCCGCCGCACACCTGCCGGATCAAGCTGCTGCTGGAGCTGTTCCCCGACGCGCGGTTCATCCATATCGCGCGCGATCCCTACGCCGTGTACCAGTCCAGCAGGCGCGAGGCCCAGGTGATCGCCCAGGTGACGCAGCTGCAGCGGCCCGAGCCGTTCGATATGGAGAACTGGCTGATCGAGCGCTACGCCGAGATGTACGAGGCCTACTTCGAGGAGCGCGACCTGATCCCGCCGGGGCGGCTGTGCGAGGTGCGGTTCGAGGATGTGCGCCAAGACCCGGTGGGCCAGATCGGGCAGATCTACCAGTCGCTGGGCCTGGGCGGCTTCGACAAGCTGCTGCCCAAGCTGCAGCAGGCCGTGGAGGCCAGCCGCGACTACCAGAACAACAGCTACGCGGCGCTGCCGGTGGCGCTGCGCACGCGGCTGGGGCGGGCCTGGCGGCGTAGCTTCGAGGCCTGGGGCTACCCCTACGAGGGCATGCCCGAGCCCATGACCATGGCCATCGCCCACGGCGCCCACCCCAGCGCCCCCACACGATGA